The Setaria italica strain Yugu1 chromosome VIII, Setaria_italica_v2.0, whole genome shotgun sequence genome includes the window GCGCCCAAGAGAAGATGGACCACAGTGCAGAAGTAGTCGGTTCGCAAACAGTTGGAGAAGTTCAAAGTTCCACCGCCGGTAATTACTTTAGCCGAGGGACAAAATATTGAGCTACGAGTACTTGTAGAACCATCTTGAGTAATCGGTTTGACTTGTTATGACCCTTTTTCTTGCAGCACGATGATGATGCGGATGACAGTGTTGAGGATGCCACTAAAAATAGTGTTCGACACTACTGAGACTACGTCTGATGATGTAGTCACGATAGCAAAAGACGCGGCTGCAAGTGTAAGTTCCATGGCGGAGGCATCTGCAGAAATCGCGACCGTAGCCCCCGAGACGACTACCACTGATATAGTTGTCGAGCCAGGTGTCGTAGTCAGCGGAGCAGAGGATCCGTCGAAGGCTATCGTGACTGAAGCAAGTGCTGACACCACATTAGTTGAAGCCCCCACTGGTGGTGAGTTTGCTAGTACTTGACAGTAGTCGCGCTAGTAGTAGTCGTGCATGCGTTGTTTCTGAATTAGTTCTTGCAGGCACTAGCGAAAATGACGGAGATGTGCCGCCTGCCCCAAGCAATGAGCTAGCTCCAAGTGTTCAGCCGGTTCCTATGGTGAAGAAGCGTCGCCGAGTTCCTCCTCGATCTATCGAGTAAGTAGTCTGCTTTGGTTTATTCCTCTGTTTTCAGTTGCTTTGGCACACTCTGTTTTCTTATGCTTTGTCCTTCGACTTCAGTGCCTTTGAGTATGTGGTCATGGATGCGGCCACCATAGATTAGCCAAAGGAGGTGCAGGTTCTGCCAATCACGGAGTCTGACCTAGCCCAGATCATCGATTTAACTGAAGAAGACCCAGCACCATCGGAAAATGCCGGTGTAGTTACATTGGCGGCTGCCTTGTTGCATGATATGATTAGCTCCCATGAAGATCCGGTGCCACCAGCCCCCGAGGTTGCCATTGAAGACCCGTCTCCAGTAGTCGCGACTGTGGTGGCTACAACAGTGGAGAGTACTGAAGGCAAAGTCCCTCTGGCTATCCTGGTCGAGAAACCCTCAGAGCAGAGCTCTACACCAGCCCCCTTACCTGAGCAGGTAGTGACGAAGAGTACGCCTGAGGCGGAAGCATCTTTTAGCCAGCAGTTGGTACTCGCACCTGTCGCCAAGACTAGTACAGTATCTGCAGCTTAGGGGTCAGTGCAGAACAAGGAGATAGTCGAAGATCCTGTGGATGAGATCCCGCCGTACTCGGAATTCGAGGAGATGAACCAGCGAATGATAACCTTCACTAAGGTAAGCTTTTGGTACTCTCTCTGAGTACTCATAGTTGTAATTTGACTTGTTTGAGTATGAGGTAAGTAAAATTTGTTTGACTGTGTAGGCCTTGTATGACAAATCCTGCAAGCATGCTGAGGCCGTTGCTACGCACCGCGTGGCGCAACTTGAGAAGGAGATGGTTGATGAACGTCGCCACACGGCTGAGTTCCTGAATAAGTATCAAGATGACGTCAATTCCTTTCAAATCGAGAGGCAGGTTCATAACACTAAGAAGAGTCGCATGGAGGCCCGCACAAAAACGTTGCACTGGAGGTTGGAGGGTAGGTACTCGCACCCCCATTCCTTTGGCTCCTTAACTGAAGTTGTGGCCTTTCCTAACCATGTTCCCATTGTTCTTTGTAGAGCTCAAAGGTCAAGAGGCCAAATTAAGCAGCCAAGTACTCGATTGGAGAAATGCCCATAGTCGTGCTGCTGATGAAGTGGAACAACTTAGGGCCCAACTGGCGAAGGCGAGGGAAGCTCATGAGAAGGAGAAGGATAATCGgcaaaatttagatattatgCATGCCGAAGCCATGCTTGCTGTCAAGAGCTAGGCTGCCACGCTGGTGAAACAATGTGAAGAGCTCGAAGAGTTGTCTGAAGCAGCCAAGGCACAAGTTGATGTGGTGGAGCCCCCTAAAGAAGGAGTGGAGTCCCGCCCTCTGTTTGCAAGGTTGAAGGATGCATCGGCCCATAACGGCAATTTGGTGAAAATTGTTTGTAAACAGGTCTTGGTGATGGTAAAATCCTTTTACCCAAAGGTGAATCTAGCTTTAATCACAAACGACATCGCCAGAGACTGCAGTGATGATGCCTACACCCAGTATTTGGATGATCTAGAGCTGGTAGCTGAACATGTAGCGGGTTTTATCTGCTTGGAGTAGTTGTAGCTTGTTATAGTGACTTTTACATTACCCATTGTATCTGAATGAGTATGTTTGGGTTTGTTGACCATTATGTACCTGATGAGTACTTGCTCATAGATCTTTTGATGAGTAATCTCTATGATATTACTCGTTGTTTTTGTGTTGATAGTAGTCGTCAATATTGCATTCGAGTACTGCGAAAGTTGTGGTGAGGCACGAGTGTATTGTGCCCCTTTGCATTATTGCCTGTGTCCTGTAGAGTACTGAATCCGGCTGCATTATTGTTGTTGTCCTGGAAAGGACCCATGGGTGCACTGTGAAGGACTGTGTCGCTTATGGCTTGAATGGTTCACATGCGAGCCTTGATTCTGCGCAGGTGAGCTTTCACGTGAATATTGTCCTTGTAGAGGACAAGTCGAGTTACTATGTAGCCATGGGCGCGCCACATTACCTGACTttccggctataaatagagcccccAGCTGCCGCTGTGAAGGTATGGATTTGATTATAGCCATGGCTAGCTTTAGGTTGCTTCTCTTTGACAGTAGCGAGTTTCCAATGAGcaccccggtgctagaagattcctcatagttaggttccacattccctccacagATCCTCAGGCTAAAGATAATGGCTgggatgctagaagaatcctcgtatgAGGTTTCACTGTGTGCTCCGTCTTTTCCCTTAATCTCTGGTAGCGATCATGCTGGAGCTTGcaagtgaaggatgatgagcttcatGGTCTTTATCCAGCTGTCTGACTGAGGATGGAGGCGTGGTTCTGAGTGCTCTCCTTCTCATCAATTTCTCCGGAGGAGACTCAAGTACACGATGTGTGACTGGAGTCCAGTTCGGAGTACTTGAGGAGGGGAGAGAGTGATCATGCTGGATGAGAGGACAGGGCTGCCTTGTGCCACAGACTCCATCTGTGCCGCCGtcgaggggaggagaagggcacaGCTGCCTAGAGCGCAGCTTACTTGCGTGCACTTCCCGGCTTTCGATGCATCTTGCTCCTGATCTGGGAGTAGTCGCCAGGCtcaagtgtatccttgtgatatttTAAAAGCTTGGGACTTCTGTTGTAactgccagtaggtagttgcttgtagtcgttgttgagCAATTCTTTTGTACTCTTAACGATTCAACTTCTAAGAGCGAAGCAACTGATTGTAATCCTGTAGAATTTTGTTAATACAAAAAATGCAAGGATGTAATGAAAATGAGTAATCTTGAGTACTCAGTAATTGTTTATTGCAATAGGAAGTTGTCTTGTGGAAGTCGTGTGACTAGTTTGGGTAGTCGTGACTTAATATTACAAGTCGAAGATAGAgcgcagaggctcgtagagctgagaagctcaagttgcagctgacttGCTATTGCAAGCCGCTAGACTTGTTAATACAAGTCGAAGATAGAGCGTAAAGGCTTATAGAGCTGAaaagctcaagttgcagctaaCTTGCTGTTGCAAGTCGCTAGACTTGTTGCTACAAGTTGGAGATAGAGCGTGAGGGCTCATGGAGCTAAAAAGCTTGAGTTGCAGCTGACTTGCTATTGCAAGCCACTAAGTGTAGGCAAAGACGAGTAGTTGATGGTTGCTGAAAAGAAATTTATTCATATCTGAAAAGTGTGGGCGGTGGCCCAAGTACAATTACTGCTTAGTCTATTGACTATGAGTAGTAACGACATAggtgttctatgttccaggaatttgcgacttcttcgtcgtcaaGTTGTTGTAGCCTGTAGGAGCCTGGGCCAGTTACTTTGGATATgatgtaaggcccttcccatggcgagttgagtttgtgcaaacCTGTTGTGTCTTGTATACGCTTGAGAACCATGTCACCGATGTTGAACGAGCATTCTTTGACATTGCAATCATGGTATCGGCAtagtccttcaaggtatcttgctaacTGTACGAGTGCTGCACAATGTGATTCTTCCAGACTATCGAGGTCTAGTCGCCTTATTTCTTCTGCTGCCCCTTCGTAGTATTGCTCGACCGCAGGGGATTGCCACATAACATCAGCAGGGAGTATGGCCTCTGACCTGTACATGAGGAACTAGGGCAACTGCCcggtaggcttgcacggctgagTTCGTAGCCCCCAGAGaacgttgggtagttctttgagccacttgcctcctttggtgttgccaatatCGTACAACCTTTTCTTGGTAGCTTCGAGTCACATGCCATTGGCACGTTCGACTTGGCCATTGGTTCTTGGGTGAGCGACGGAGACGTAACGAACATCAATTccgctgttctcgcagtactcctagaactcatgattgttgaagttggaacCCAAGTCAGTGATGATGCGGTTCGGGAAACCGAAacgatgtacgatttcatccaggAAGTCAAGAACTCTATCAGCCTTGGGACAAGTGACGGGTTTGACtttgatccatttggtgaatttgttgatAGCgatgagtactcgattgaatcctcctgggGCTGTTGGGAGTGGGCCGATCatatcaagcccccagcatgcaaagggccatgttggaggtattgtgatgagtTTATAGGTGGGGACGTgctgttgcttggcaaagaacTGCCAACCCTGGCAtctgcggactagttcctctgcATCTGCCAGCGCCGTTGGCTAATAAAATCTTGCTCTCAAAGCTTTGTCTACTATTGTTTATGAGGATGTGTGATTCCCACAGATTCCCTTATGTATTTTCTGcaatatgtccttgccgtcctcgcgagtgacgcacttcatgagtactcccgaGGACGCTCCTCTTCTATAGAGTTTGTCTCTGACTAGTATGCAGCTTTTGCCTCGTCGTGAGACTTGTTTTGCTTGAGTCTTGTCGGAGGGTAActtgtgttctttgatgtaATCGATGAAGGGAACCCTCCAGTCtacttcgatcatcatgatctctctgTCAGGCCCTGGAGGTTCCTTGTTGGTGACTATTGGAGTTGCTTGCTCTGTTATAGATGGTTTGCggagttcatggatgaagatgCCTGCTGGAACTTCCACTCGTGTtgaacccattttggataaCACATCGGTGGCgatgttgttgtcgcggacgacatgatgaaattcaaggcctgagaacttgttctctagcttgtgaACTTTCTTGCAGTATGCGTCCATATTTTCTTTAttgcgatcccactcgtcgttaacttgattgatgactactaATGAGTCACCGTAGACTAGTAGCCTTTTGATACCCAATGAGACTGCTAGGCGAAGACCGTGTAGTAATGCTTCGTACTCGAATTCGTTATTTgatgcttcccaaaagatttgaagaacatacttgagttgttcgccttttggggatatcaagagtactcctgcgctggcaccctcaagcttgagtgatccgtcaaaAAACATAACCCAATGGTCAGGGCGCTCTACTGGTGCAGGCAATTGATTTTCTCGCCACTCAGCCATAaagtcgactagagcttgggatttaATTGCTGTTCTGGGTTTGAAATCCAGGGACAAAGCTCCGAGTTCCACTACCCACTTTGAGATTCTTCCCATGGCATCCCGATTATGAAAGATTTTGTTgagcgggaagtcagtgatgacagatatgttgtgctcttggaagtagtGTCACAGTTTCTTCGAAGTGAGTAGTATAGCGTAGAGTAGCTTCTAGACCGGTGGATATCGGGTTTTAGAGTCCGAGAATACTTCAATAATGAAGTAGACTGGTCTCTGAACTTTGTAGGCATGGCCTAGTTCAAACCTCTCGACTACTATTGTcatgctgacaacatgagtagttgcagcaatgtacaagagcaagtcttcatttggagttggagttgtgaggattggtggctttGAAAGAAGTCTTTCAGCTGTAGCAAAGCCTTCCCTGCCTtctctgtccattgaaacttgtcttgacacttgagtagcttgaagaaaggtagtccccactctccaagtcttgagatgaatctgtgagggccgccatgcagcccgtgagcttctgcacatccttggTGCCAGATGGGGCCTGCATAATGGAGATGGTGGATATTTTCTTAGGGTTTGCCTCGATGTcgcgatggctgatgatgaacccgagtagtttaccCGATGGTACGCCGAAAATGCACTTGGTAGGATTTAATTTCCACTGGAATGCTCACAGGCTTgtgaaagtttcctccaagtctgCGATGAGGTCGTCTGTATTTCTGGTTTTGACTACCACATTATCCACATACGCCTCCATGTTGTGGTGTAGTTGCTTCTCAAAGCACATCTAGATTGCGCGTTGGTAAGTGGCTCCTGCGTTTCTCAATCCAAAAGACATTACCTTGTAGCAGAATGctccgaagggggtgatgaacgcggtcttggctttatcttcttccttgagtgctatctggtggtaccctgagtagcagtcaaggaaacagagtagtgcgcatctagctgtggagtcgactacttggtcaatTCTGGATAGACCGAAGGGGTCTTtgggacagtgtttgttgagttctatgtagtcgacacacatcctccactcgttgttatTCTTCTTACGAACTAAAACTGGGTTGGCCAGCCAATCTGGGTGGAAAACTTCCTTTATGAAGCCTGCCGCGaatagtttggctagctctttcttgatggcgtCTCGCTTGTCTTGCGCGAATCTACATAGTCGCTgtctctttggagtagctttaggctcaacgttgagtgagtgctcgatatgttccttgggcacacctagcatATCAGCCGGTTTCCACATGAAGATGTCTTGGTTTGCCCGAAGAAACTAACAagcgcactttcctatttagggtctagccctatTCCAATCAGGGTTGTTttggatgagtcaccagtctcaaggtcaatatCTTTGAAGTCCTTGTCGCTTGCTAGTTTGACTTTGGTGGCCCCCAACTTATTTTCTGGAATTTTGGGTTCTGCTGGGGTAAGCTTTTTTGAagcggtgaagacttgttgcatggggctgggTACTTCAGTAGTCGCAACTATGTCAAAAGCTTTTGTATCGCATTCGCAGGATCATCTCAGGTCTCCTCGTAGGGATAGTTCGCCCTTTGGTCTAGGCATTTTGAGTAGcaggtacacgtagtgtggtatggccatgaagtTAGCCAAGGAAGGTCTCCCAAGGATGGCGTAGTAAGAAGTCTTGAAGTCGGCTACTTCAAACTTGATGTACTTTGTGCGGTAATGCTCCTTggtgccgaaggtgactggtAGGACGACTTATCCTAGCAGGATAGCGGTGTTGCCTGGGATGATTCCATAGAA containing:
- the LOC111258198 gene encoding uncharacterized protein LOC111258198; the protein is MNQRMITFTKALYDKSCKHAEAVATHRVAQLEKEMVDERRHTAEFLNKYQDDVNSFQIERQVHNTKKSRMEARTKTLHWRLEELKGQEAKLSSQVLDWRNAHSRAADEVEQLRAQLAKAREAHEKEKDNRQNLDIMHAEAMLAVKS